From the Desulforamulus hydrothermalis Lam5 = DSM 18033 genome, one window contains:
- a CDS encoding adenosylhomocysteinase: protein MPNYLVRDIKLAPAGRLKIDWVSQHMPVLNVIREQFIKEQPFKGYRVAVCIHLEAKTAYLAEVLKAGGAEVSIAGSNPLSTQDDVAAALADAGINVYSWYNATAQEYKEHLLHLIDDQPDIVIDDGGDVVQLLHTERTEVAAKVLGGCEETTTGVLRLRSLEKQGALKFPMIAVNDAYCKYLFDNRYGTGESVWSGIMRTTNLITAGKTVVVAGYGWCGKGIAMRAKGLGAKVIVTEVDPVKAIEAYMDGCHPMHSLEAAKLGDVFITATGCKDVFTARHYQVMKDGAILCNAGHFDVEINIPDLAAMSAGRRKVRKDIEEFSLSDGRKIYLLAEGRLVNLAAGDGHPAEIMDMSFALQALSARYLLDNAGGLLNKVYVVPKEIDDRVANLKLQSLGVHIDRLTPEQAAYINEWNHAT, encoded by the coding sequence ATGCCGAATTATCTTGTCAGAGATATTAAACTGGCTCCTGCCGGCCGCTTAAAAATAGATTGGGTAAGCCAACACATGCCGGTTTTAAACGTGATCCGGGAGCAGTTTATCAAGGAGCAGCCCTTTAAGGGTTATCGGGTGGCGGTATGTATTCACCTGGAGGCCAAAACGGCTTATTTGGCTGAGGTGCTGAAGGCCGGCGGGGCTGAGGTTTCCATTGCCGGTTCCAATCCTTTGTCTACCCAGGATGATGTGGCCGCTGCCCTGGCTGATGCGGGAATAAATGTATATTCCTGGTATAACGCCACCGCTCAGGAATATAAGGAACACCTGCTGCATTTAATCGACGATCAACCGGACATTGTCATTGATGACGGCGGTGATGTTGTACAATTGCTGCATACCGAAAGAACGGAGGTAGCAGCCAAAGTTCTGGGCGGCTGCGAAGAAACCACCACCGGGGTTTTGCGTTTGCGTTCGCTGGAAAAACAAGGCGCCCTCAAGTTTCCCATGATTGCAGTTAATGATGCCTATTGCAAGTATTTGTTTGATAACCGCTATGGTACCGGGGAGTCAGTGTGGTCCGGCATTATGCGCACCACCAATTTAATCACAGCCGGCAAAACAGTGGTGGTGGCGGGTTACGGTTGGTGCGGCAAAGGTATTGCCATGCGGGCCAAGGGTTTAGGAGCGAAGGTTATTGTAACAGAGGTTGACCCGGTTAAGGCTATCGAAGCTTATATGGACGGCTGCCATCCGATGCACAGTTTGGAAGCTGCTAAACTGGGGGATGTTTTCATAACTGCCACCGGATGTAAAGATGTCTTTACCGCCCGGCACTATCAGGTAATGAAAGACGGTGCCATTCTGTGCAATGCCGGTCATTTTGACGTAGAAATTAATATTCCTGACTTAGCTGCCATGTCTGCCGGCCGGCGCAAGGTGCGCAAGGATATTGAAGAGTTTAGCCTGAGCGACGGGCGAAAGATTTATTTACTGGCCGAAGGACGCCTGGTAAATCTGGCTGCCGGGGACGGCCACCCGGCGGAAATTATGGACATGTCCTTTGCGTTGCAGGCTTTAAGCGCCCGCTACCTGTTGGATAACGCCGGCGGTTTGCTCAATAAGGTATATGTAGTTCCCAAAGAAATTGATGATCGTGTAGCCAACTTGAAGCTGCAATC
- the mtnA gene encoding S-methyl-5-thioribose-1-phosphate isomerase, which yields MEAIIWEHNRLRLLDQTKLPRSIEYIECNHYQTVAEAIKKLAVRGAPAIGAAAAYGLVVGAGQIEAADRQTFVAKLADIARELGDTRPTAVNLRWALDRMMMRLAAAPEQDVQELRRILLDEAHAIYQEDIQSNRQMGEFGQALLPDGARVLTHCNAGALATAGYGTALGVIRAAHEKGKQIHVFADETRPLLQGARLTAWEMLQAGIPVTLITDNMAGYLMAKQQVDCVIVGADRITANGDVANKIGTYGVAVLAKHHNIPFYVAAPLSTIDLRLSSGDEIPIEERDPREVTHHGGQAMAPEGVQVWNPAFDVTPHQLVTAIITEQGVIYPPYLENLAKVCGNNK from the coding sequence ATGGAAGCAATAATTTGGGAACATAACCGTCTGCGACTGCTGGATCAAACAAAGCTGCCGCGCAGTATTGAATACATTGAATGCAACCATTATCAGACGGTGGCGGAGGCTATTAAAAAGCTTGCTGTGCGAGGGGCACCGGCCATTGGTGCTGCCGCAGCTTATGGCCTGGTGGTAGGGGCCGGACAAATTGAAGCCGCCGACCGGCAAACCTTTGTGGCCAAACTGGCTGACATTGCCCGTGAACTGGGCGATACGCGTCCTACCGCCGTAAACCTGCGCTGGGCCCTGGACCGTATGATGATGCGGCTTGCCGCTGCTCCGGAGCAAGATGTGCAGGAATTGCGGCGCATATTACTGGATGAAGCACATGCCATTTATCAAGAAGATATTCAAAGCAACCGTCAGATGGGGGAATTCGGTCAGGCATTGCTGCCTGACGGGGCCAGGGTATTAACCCACTGCAACGCCGGGGCTCTGGCTACCGCCGGTTACGGTACTGCTTTGGGAGTTATCCGGGCTGCCCATGAAAAAGGCAAACAAATTCATGTCTTTGCCGATGAAACCCGGCCGCTGTTGCAGGGAGCCCGCTTGACCGCCTGGGAGATGTTACAGGCCGGCATTCCGGTTACTTTAATTACAGACAACATGGCCGGATATTTGATGGCCAAGCAACAGGTTGACTGTGTTATTGTGGGGGCTGACAGGATTACGGCCAACGGCGACGTGGCCAACAAGATCGGTACTTACGGGGTGGCAGTACTGGCCAAACACCATAACATACCTTTTTATGTAGCTGCTCCCCTGTCCACCATTGACCTGAGACTCAGTTCGGGGGACGAAATCCCTATTGAAGAAAGAGATCCCCGGGAAGTTACTCACCATGGGGGGCAGGCCATGGCACCCGAGGGTGTGCAGGTTTGGAACCCGGCCTTTGATGTGACGCCCCATCAATTGGTAACAGCCATTATTACTGAGCAGGGTGTTATTTATCCACCCTATTTGGAAAACCTGGCGAAAGTATGCGGTAATAATAAATAA
- the mtnP gene encoding S-methyl-5'-thioadenosine phosphorylase — MSVRIAIIGGTGVYDPSILTNIRDEKVTTPYGEVSLKIGDYQGKSVAFLNRHGAGHSVPPHLVNYRANIAALKELGVKSIFATAAVGSLNMNMAPGHFVFADQFLDFTKVRQHTFFEGGAQGVVHIDMTDPYCPELRRVLARAAEQLGLTYHRYGTYVTTEGPRFETPAEIKMYKLLGGDLVGMTSVPEVVLAREKEMCYANISMVTNYAAGISPTKLTHQEVLEVMAANAENLRKLAMLAISLIDPERDCLCQDALEKLNKE; from the coding sequence ATGTCTGTACGTATTGCCATTATCGGAGGGACCGGTGTTTACGACCCTAGTATATTAACCAATATCCGGGATGAGAAAGTAACTACCCCGTACGGGGAAGTAAGTTTAAAAATCGGCGATTATCAAGGAAAATCTGTGGCCTTTTTAAACCGTCACGGCGCCGGTCATTCGGTACCGCCCCACCTGGTAAATTACCGGGCCAATATTGCTGCCCTTAAAGAACTGGGGGTTAAAAGTATTTTTGCCACCGCTGCAGTGGGTTCATTAAACATGAACATGGCGCCCGGTCATTTTGTTTTTGCTGATCAATTTTTGGACTTCACCAAGGTTCGTCAGCATACCTTCTTTGAGGGTGGCGCCCAGGGCGTCGTTCACATTGACATGACCGACCCCTATTGCCCGGAATTGCGGCGGGTTTTGGCAAGAGCCGCTGAACAATTAGGCTTAACTTATCACCGGTATGGCACCTATGTCACCACCGAAGGGCCACGCTTTGAAACTCCGGCAGAAATAAAAATGTACAAACTGTTGGGCGGCGACCTGGTGGGTATGACCAGCGTACCGGAGGTTGTTTTAGCCCGGGAAAAAGAGATGTGTTATGCCAACATCTCCATGGTGACAAACTATGCCGCGGGTATTTCGCCAACCAAATTAACCCATCAGGAAGTATTGGAAGTAATGGCGGCCAATGCAGAGAATTTAAGAAAACTGGCGATGCTGGCCATCAGTTTAATTGATCCGGAAAGAGACTGCCTGTGCCAGGATGCCCTGGAGAAGCTGAACAAGGAGTGA
- a CDS encoding DUF1540 domain-containing protein: protein MPEVACTVNNCKYWTQNNLCTAKQIIVQNDAQGGGISPNASLQNLAATPANSIDDTCCQTFKPANG, encoded by the coding sequence ATGCCTGAAGTAGCGTGCACCGTCAATAACTGCAAGTATTGGACCCAAAATAACCTTTGCACCGCCAAACAAATTATCGTCCAAAACGACGCTCAGGGCGGCGGCATCAGCCCCAATGCCAGCCTGCAAAACCTGGCGGCAACTCCGGCCAACAGTATTGATGATACCTGTTGCCAAACCTTTAAACCGGCTAACGGCTAA
- the ftsY gene encoding signal recognition particle-docking protein FtsY, giving the protein MGFFSRLKESLTKTRQTFIEKIDQVVTGRKGIDEELYEELEEVLIQADVGVNTAMKLVERVRKGVKARNVQEASRLKDIFYEELAYLMGEKVTPIQENAEGPTVIMVVGVNGVGKTTTIGKMAYQYKEQGKKVLLAAGDTFRAAAIDQLEIWAQRVGVDIIKHQEGSDPGAVAYDAVHAARSRNVDVLLIDTAGRLHNKSNLMDELRKVHRIIAREMPGAPHEVLLVLDATTGQNALNQAKIFSEAVNVTGIALTKLDGTAKGGVVTAIVTEMAIPVKLIGIGERMDDLRPFNPKDFIDALYGKKKDDE; this is encoded by the coding sequence GTGGGCTTTTTCAGCCGTTTAAAAGAAAGTTTAACCAAAACCCGCCAAACTTTTATTGAAAAAATTGACCAGGTGGTTACCGGACGCAAGGGCATCGATGAGGAACTATACGAGGAATTAGAAGAAGTATTAATCCAGGCGGATGTGGGTGTAAACACGGCTATGAAACTGGTGGAACGGGTGCGCAAGGGGGTCAAGGCCCGTAATGTGCAAGAGGCATCCCGCCTGAAGGATATTTTTTATGAAGAGTTAGCCTATTTAATGGGAGAAAAGGTCACCCCCATTCAAGAAAATGCCGAGGGCCCCACGGTAATTATGGTAGTAGGTGTTAACGGGGTGGGTAAAACCACCACCATTGGCAAGATGGCTTACCAGTATAAAGAACAGGGTAAGAAGGTTTTGCTGGCAGCCGGTGACACCTTCCGGGCGGCTGCCATTGACCAGCTGGAAATTTGGGCCCAGCGGGTAGGTGTGGATATTATTAAACATCAGGAGGGTTCTGACCCGGGGGCGGTGGCTTACGATGCCGTTCATGCAGCACGCTCCCGCAATGTGGATGTCCTGCTGATTGATACAGCAGGCCGTTTGCACAACAAAAGCAATTTAATGGACGAATTAAGGAAAGTGCATAGAATTATTGCCCGGGAAATGCCCGGCGCTCCTCATGAAGTGCTGCTGGTACTGGATGCCACCACCGGCCAAAATGCCCTTAACCAGGCCAAAATATTCAGTGAAGCGGTTAATGTGACGGGTATTGCCTTAACAAAACTGGACGGCACCGCCAAGGGCGGCGTAGTTACCGCCATTGTTACTGAAATGGCAATTCCGGTGAAGTTGATCGGCATTGGCGAAAGAATGGATGATTTAAGGCCCTTTAACCCTAAAGATTTTATTGATGCCCTGTACGGCAAGAAAAAAGATGATGAGTAA
- the smc gene encoding chromosome segregation protein SMC, producing MSLKRIEIQGFKSFGDRVRLELYPGLSVIVGPNGSGKSNIADAISWCLGEHRASQLRGSRMEDIIFAGSDKRKPVGMAEVTLTLDNETKTFPLPYEEIAVTRRLYRSGESEFFINKVPCRLKDIQALFMDTGLGRGAYSLIGQGKVDEILSSRPDERRSVIEEAAGIVKYRYRKEEALRKLAAAEQDLDRISDIINELASRIQPLAAQAAKARQYKELSEQAWQLELSLFKRDWQELTAKAEEIAQQVQQLKKELQDERPVIEEKLEQVRTELLSLEKSITDAREKYHFITSQIETAQNKLSLTNDRLSHYHNEIARAEKDCQEARAALQKLETELHQEKEKLDKLKQEAAAKSASSGHRELHQLAQEMQEKQALLNNLNNDLIDQLNRVAQQRNIKNQAADRKEQLNQRLSHMQRLAGQTAEREKSLLAALERAQDKLQEAGRRKQLLVSGIQQREQELTQINQDLSGLNAKLMRLKETLVAKQSRLRVLDESISSHSSFIKPVRELLKAARDYPAELTGICGAVADLIKVPRGMETAIEAALGSALQNLVTETSDQAKAAIEYLKKHNLGRATFLPLDSLRPTPAGLWEKKALGLPGVIGLASDLTEAAARYRSVVELLLGRLVVVDKLDNAVKAAKQLQQRIRIVTLTGELLHPGGSLTGGGPARNAGGMLHSRREREELARQLQRLQQQINELAQRLADKQLAQRQLTEAQQTCQQQLINLELELQAADIDVSKTGEELQRVRERIQEGQWEIAKTEQEITSWSANEAAAAEKLTVLEQELEQLQIHLTSTQQALAAVNDRKTQLESAVHREQIQQAELRQQILGSQKIMERLTREREEKRMFLSSAEAQLIHLQNRVQELAAQRLALSDQLQGLQQDQQSAAENLDKLKKKHEAEAAVLKQLEERWQKLQAYWQQTREQIHALELQQARNQTELELLSKRLAENGIADPAGIPVAPAASKRQARARWQEIKTQMAALEPVNPGAEAEYREVTERYHFLLGQQQDLAESKRALQQLVEELNRVMAAQFTEAFNIINRNFNQVFQQLFGGGSAAMSLTDKNTLTCGIEITARPPGKKNQNLSLLSGGERALTAIALLFAILQYKPSPFCVLDEIEASLDEANVKRLADYLSRTSQEVQFIVISHRKGTMEQADALYGVTMDEAGVTRLLSMSLEEFKDKQRSA from the coding sequence TTGAGTCTGAAAAGAATTGAAATTCAGGGATTTAAATCTTTTGGCGATCGTGTCCGGTTAGAACTGTATCCTGGTTTATCCGTCATTGTGGGTCCTAACGGCAGCGGTAAAAGCAACATCGCTGACGCCATCAGCTGGTGCCTGGGTGAACATCGTGCCTCCCAGCTGAGGGGTTCACGCATGGAAGATATTATTTTTGCCGGCAGTGATAAAAGAAAACCGGTTGGTATGGCAGAAGTAACCTTAACTCTGGACAACGAAACCAAAACATTCCCTCTGCCCTATGAAGAGATTGCTGTTACAAGACGCCTTTACCGTTCCGGGGAAAGTGAATTTTTTATCAACAAAGTGCCCTGCAGGCTTAAGGATATCCAGGCTCTTTTTATGGATACCGGGTTAGGCCGCGGGGCCTACTCTCTTATAGGACAGGGTAAGGTGGACGAAATATTAAGCAGCAGGCCGGATGAAAGAAGGTCTGTGATTGAAGAAGCGGCGGGCATTGTTAAATACCGCTACCGTAAAGAAGAAGCTCTGCGTAAATTAGCGGCCGCGGAGCAGGATCTCGACAGAATTTCGGATATTATTAATGAACTGGCCTCACGCATCCAACCGTTGGCCGCTCAGGCAGCCAAGGCCAGACAATACAAAGAGCTTAGTGAACAAGCCTGGCAGTTGGAATTATCTTTATTTAAGCGGGACTGGCAGGAGCTGACCGCCAAAGCAGAGGAAATTGCGCAGCAGGTGCAGCAACTGAAAAAAGAATTGCAGGACGAAAGGCCGGTTATTGAAGAAAAATTGGAGCAGGTGCGGACAGAGCTGCTCAGTCTGGAAAAATCCATAACGGATGCCAGGGAAAAATATCATTTTATAACCTCACAAATTGAAACCGCCCAAAACAAACTGTCACTGACAAATGACCGGCTTAGCCACTATCACAACGAAATTGCACGGGCGGAAAAGGACTGTCAAGAAGCACGAGCTGCGCTGCAAAAACTTGAAACTGAATTGCACCAGGAAAAAGAAAAATTAGATAAATTAAAGCAGGAAGCAGCAGCAAAATCTGCTTCCTCCGGTCACCGGGAACTGCACCAATTGGCGCAAGAAATGCAAGAAAAACAGGCGTTGCTAAACAATCTGAATAATGATTTAATTGATCAACTGAATCGCGTGGCCCAGCAGCGCAATATTAAAAATCAAGCGGCAGATCGCAAAGAGCAGTTAAACCAGCGTTTATCTCATATGCAAAGACTGGCCGGCCAGACGGCCGAACGGGAAAAAAGTTTGCTTGCCGCTCTGGAAAGGGCCCAAGATAAACTGCAGGAAGCGGGTCGCCGGAAGCAACTGTTAGTGTCAGGCATTCAACAAAGGGAACAGGAATTGACACAAATAAATCAGGACTTATCCGGACTTAACGCGAAGCTGATGCGTCTGAAAGAAACATTGGTAGCCAAACAGTCACGGCTTAGAGTTTTAGACGAGAGCATAAGTTCGCACAGCAGTTTTATCAAACCGGTCAGAGAACTGTTAAAGGCTGCCCGAGACTACCCGGCTGAGTTGACGGGAATTTGCGGTGCGGTGGCAGATTTAATTAAAGTACCTCGAGGCATGGAAACTGCTATTGAAGCGGCCCTGGGCAGCGCTTTGCAAAATCTGGTTACCGAAACATCAGACCAGGCCAAAGCGGCCATTGAGTATCTTAAAAAACACAACCTGGGCCGGGCTACTTTTCTTCCCCTTGATTCGCTGCGGCCAACTCCGGCCGGCCTGTGGGAAAAAAAAGCCCTCGGGTTGCCGGGGGTAATTGGTTTGGCGTCTGATTTAACCGAGGCGGCGGCCAGGTATCGTTCGGTAGTAGAATTGTTATTAGGCCGACTGGTGGTGGTTGATAAACTTGATAATGCCGTTAAAGCGGCCAAGCAGCTGCAACAGAGAATCAGAATAGTTACTCTTACCGGCGAACTGCTGCATCCCGGCGGTTCGTTGACCGGCGGGGGGCCGGCGCGTAATGCCGGGGGCATGTTGCACAGCCGCCGGGAACGTGAGGAACTGGCCCGGCAGTTGCAGCGATTGCAACAGCAGATTAACGAATTAGCCCAGCGGTTAGCCGACAAGCAACTGGCACAGCGGCAGCTGACCGAAGCACAGCAGACCTGCCAGCAGCAGTTGATTAATCTGGAATTGGAGCTGCAGGCAGCAGACATTGATGTCAGCAAAACCGGTGAAGAGTTACAGAGGGTGCGCGAACGTATTCAGGAGGGTCAATGGGAAATTGCCAAAACAGAACAAGAAATAACATCCTGGTCTGCTAACGAGGCGGCGGCGGCTGAAAAACTGACGGTTTTGGAACAGGAGTTAGAACAGTTACAAATTCACCTGACGTCTACCCAGCAGGCCTTGGCGGCTGTCAATGACCGCAAGACACAGTTGGAAAGCGCGGTACACCGGGAACAAATACAGCAGGCGGAACTGCGCCAGCAAATTCTCGGGTCGCAAAAAATAATGGAGCGGCTGACCAGAGAAAGGGAAGAAAAGAGGATGTTTTTAAGTTCTGCTGAGGCTCAGTTGATTCATTTGCAAAACAGGGTTCAGGAATTGGCTGCCCAGCGTTTGGCCTTAAGCGACCAATTGCAAGGACTGCAGCAGGATCAACAATCGGCTGCGGAAAATCTGGATAAATTAAAGAAAAAACATGAAGCTGAGGCAGCAGTGTTAAAACAGTTGGAAGAACGGTGGCAAAAACTGCAGGCATACTGGCAGCAGACACGGGAACAGATACATGCTCTGGAACTGCAGCAGGCCAGGAATCAAACGGAGCTGGAACTGTTAAGCAAGCGGTTGGCTGAAAACGGAATTGCTGATCCGGCGGGTATTCCGGTGGCGCCGGCCGCCAGTAAAAGACAGGCCCGGGCCAGGTGGCAGGAAATCAAGACTCAAATGGCGGCGCTGGAACCGGTAAATCCCGGCGCTGAAGCAGAATACCGGGAAGTAACGGAAAGATATCATTTCCTGTTAGGTCAGCAGCAGGATTTGGCAGAAAGCAAAAGGGCGTTGCAGCAGCTGGTGGAGGAATTAAACCGCGTTATGGCCGCTCAATTTACGGAAGCCTTCAACATAATTAACCGCAACTTCAACCAAGTTTTCCAACAACTGTTTGGCGGCGGAAGTGCAGCCATGTCCCTGACGGACAAAAATACCCTGACTTGCGGGATTGAGATTACCGCCCGGCCGCCAGGCAAAAAAAACCAAAATTTATCTCTTCTTTCGGGGGGAGAGCGAGCCTTAACAGCTATTGCCTTGTTATTTGCCATTCTACAGTACAAGCCAAGTCCCTTTTGCGTGTTGGATGAAATAGAAGCATCTCTGGACGAAGCCAATGTCAAGCGCCTAGCAGATTATTTATCCCGCACATCCCAAGAAGTACAGTTTATAGTTATCAGTCACCGGAAAGGCACTATGGAACAAGCAGACGCCCTGTATGGTGTAACCATGGATGAAGCAGGGGTTACCCGGCTGCTTTCTATGTCTTTGGAGGAATTTAAGGACAAGCAGCGGTCAGCCTGA
- the rnc gene encoding ribonuclease III, whose product MQLSKLDEQTHRLKQRLGFQWHNPSLLIQALTHSSCVHESRGHGIYHNQRLEFLGDAVLELVVSEELYRMFPDRTEGELTKMRAASVCEPSLAKAARELDLGRCLRMGRGEERSGGRERPSILADAFEALLGAIYLDQGLEEARRFVLSCLKPIIDDVVAGRLDRDYKTELQETLQQTSPEPLVYKIMGESGPDHDKTFTAGVFYRGRVIGTGSGHSKKEAEQQAAKDAFMNLDRLKAGAFKSNAHHD is encoded by the coding sequence ATGCAATTGTCTAAACTGGACGAGCAGACCCATCGCTTAAAACAAAGACTGGGTTTTCAATGGCATAATCCATCCCTGCTGATACAGGCCCTTACCCACAGTTCCTGTGTTCATGAAAGCAGGGGGCATGGCATATACCATAATCAGAGGCTGGAGTTTTTAGGTGATGCGGTTTTAGAGTTAGTTGTCAGCGAAGAGCTATACCGTATGTTTCCTGACCGAACCGAGGGTGAATTGACAAAAATGCGGGCTGCTTCGGTTTGCGAACCTTCCTTGGCCAAAGCAGCCCGGGAACTGGACCTGGGCCGTTGCCTGCGCATGGGGCGAGGTGAAGAACGTTCCGGCGGCAGGGAGCGGCCATCCATCCTGGCAGACGCTTTTGAGGCCCTACTGGGTGCCATTTACCTGGATCAGGGCTTAGAGGAGGCCAGACGTTTTGTGTTAAGTTGCTTAAAACCCATCATTGACGATGTTGTGGCAGGCAGGCTGGACAGAGATTATAAAACAGAGCTGCAGGAAACACTGCAGCAAACTTCACCGGAGCCTTTGGTTTATAAAATCATGGGCGAATCGGGGCCGGATCACGACAAAACCTTTACCGCCGGTGTTTTTTACCGTGGCCGTGTAATCGGTACAGGCAGCGGGCATTCCAAGAAAGAGGCCGAACAGCAGGCTGCCAAGGATGCCTTTATGAATTTAGACCGGTTGAAAGCCGGCGCTTTCAAATCAAACGCCCATCACGATTGA
- the fabF gene encoding beta-ketoacyl-ACP synthase II has translation MSKRVVITGMGVISPIGIGLADFWESLTAGVSGIARITRFDPSEYSTQIAGEVKDFDYSKYLDKKEGRRMDKFSQYAVVAAAMALEDAGLDLAALDKDRTGVIVGSGIGGMETFEEQCRVLVNRGPGRISPFLIPMMIANIAAGQIAIKFGLRGPNITTITACASSGNAIGDAYKLIQRGGAETVITGGTEAPITPLSVAGFCAMKAMSTRNQEPARASRPFDADRDGFVMGEGAAMLVLETLEHAQRRGAKIYAEIVGYGSSCDAYHITAPDPEGAGAAAAMQMALADGGLKPEDVQYINAHGTSTPVGDTAEVTAIKRVFGEHAYKLTVSSTKSMTGHMLGAAGAVESVASVLAIVHDVVPPTINLENPDPACDLDFVPHQARRMPVQVALSNSFGFGGHNVTLAFKKFRP, from the coding sequence TTGTCAAAACGGGTTGTTATTACCGGCATGGGGGTAATATCTCCCATTGGTATCGGACTGGCTGATTTCTGGGAGTCTCTGACGGCAGGGGTTTCCGGAATTGCCAGAATAACCAGGTTCGACCCGTCCGAATACAGCACGCAAATTGCGGGTGAGGTTAAGGATTTTGATTATTCCAAGTACCTGGATAAAAAAGAAGGCCGCCGTATGGACAAGTTTTCCCAGTATGCCGTAGTGGCAGCGGCCATGGCCCTGGAGGATGCAGGTCTGGATCTGGCCGCCCTGGATAAAGACCGTACCGGTGTTATTGTAGGTTCGGGGATTGGCGGTATGGAAACCTTTGAAGAACAGTGCCGTGTCTTGGTAAACCGGGGGCCCGGCCGGATCAGTCCCTTTTTAATTCCCATGATGATTGCCAATATAGCGGCCGGCCAGATTGCCATTAAATTTGGCTTGCGGGGACCCAACATTACTACGATTACTGCCTGTGCATCCAGCGGTAATGCCATTGGGGATGCCTATAAATTAATCCAGCGGGGCGGTGCCGAAACGGTAATTACCGGTGGTACCGAAGCGCCTATTACCCCGCTGTCGGTAGCAGGTTTTTGTGCGATGAAAGCCATGTCAACCAGAAACCAAGAACCGGCCCGGGCCAGCCGGCCCTTTGATGCCGACCGGGACGGCTTTGTCATGGGTGAAGGGGCCGCCATGCTGGTATTAGAAACGTTAGAACACGCCCAAAGGCGGGGCGCCAAAATATATGCGGAGATTGTCGGGTATGGCAGTTCCTGTGATGCCTACCATATTACCGCCCCTGATCCGGAAGGAGCGGGTGCTGCCGCCGCTATGCAGATGGCCCTGGCGGATGGCGGTTTAAAACCGGAAGATGTACAATACATTAATGCTCACGGTACCTCTACGCCGGTGGGGGATACTGCCGAGGTAACAGCCATTAAACGTGTGTTTGGCGAACACGCCTATAAGTTAACCGTCAGTTCGACAAAATCCATGACTGGTCATATGTTGGGGGCCGCCGGGGCGGTGGAAAGTGTTGCTTCCGTACTTGCTATTGTACATGATGTTGTACCGCCAACCATTAATTTGGAAAACCCCGATCCGGCCTGCGATTTGGATTTTGTACCCCATCAGGCACGCCGGATGCCTGTGCAGGTAGCCCTGTCCAATTCTTTTGGCTTTGGCGGGCATAATGTCACACTGGCCTTTAAAAAGTTCAGACCTTAG
- the acpP gene encoding acyl carrier protein, which produces MATFDKIKAIIVDQLGVDEADVTLDASFVDDLGADSLDIVELVMALEEEFGLEIPDEEAEKIRTVGDAVNFIQDRL; this is translated from the coding sequence TTGGCAACCTTTGACAAAATTAAAGCAATTATTGTAGATCAACTGGGCGTTGATGAGGCAGATGTCACCCTGGATGCTTCCTTTGTGGATGATCTGGGTGCTGATTCTCTCGATATTGTTGAGCTGGTAATGGCTCTGGAAGAAGAGTTCGGCCTGGAAATTCCGGATGAAGAGGCCGAAAAAATTCGCACTGTTGGCGATGCCGTTAATTTTATTCAGGACCGCCTGTAA
- the fabG gene encoding 3-oxoacyl-[acyl-carrier-protein] reductase has translation MFLNGKVAIVTGASRGIGKAIALALAGAQADVVINYAGRADAAEATAEAVRQMGRRALVYRADVSDTGQVQQMVEAVLAEFGRVDILVNNAGITRDNLILRMKEEDWDTVLAVNLKSAFNTIKAVARPMVKARYGRIINVSSVVGLYGNPGQANYAAAKAGLIGLTKTMAKELGPRNITVNAVAPGFIMTDMTEHLTPEAKEKLTSAIALNRLGKPEDVAGLVAFLASDYCSYITGQVIGVDGGIVM, from the coding sequence ATGTTTCTGAACGGTAAAGTTGCCATTGTTACCGGCGCCTCCAGAGGGATTGGCAAAGCCATAGCTTTGGCCCTGGCCGGTGCTCAGGCTGATGTAGTAATTAATTATGCCGGGAGAGCGGATGCGGCGGAAGCAACCGCTGAAGCTGTAAGGCAAATGGGTCGCCGGGCGCTGGTTTACCGGGCGGATGTATCTGATACCGGCCAGGTGCAGCAGATGGTGGAAGCCGTGCTGGCGGAGTTTGGCAGGGTGGATATCCTGGTGAATAATGCCGGGATTACCCGGGATAATTTAATTTTAAGAATGAAAGAAGAAGATTGGGACACCGTGCTGGCGGTAAACCTGAAATCTGCTTTTAATACCATTAAAGCAGTGGCCCGTCCCATGGTGAAGGCGCGTTACGGCCGCATTATCAATGTTTCTTCGGTGGTGGGGCTGTATGGCAACCCGGGTCAGGCCAACTATGCCGCTGCCAAAGCCGGTTTGATCGGGCTTACCAAAACCATGGCTAAAGAGCTGGGCCCCAGAAATATTACCGTAAATGCAGTGGCGCCCGGTTTTATTATGACTGATATGACCGAACACCTAACCCCTGAGGCGAAAGAAAAATTAACCTCAGCCATTGCTCTTAACCGCCTGGGCAAGCCGGAAGATGTTGCCGGCCTGGTAGCTTTTTTGGCCAGCGATTACTGCAGTTATATTACCGGACAGGTTATCGGGGTGGACGGCGGTATAGTAATGTAA